The stretch of DNA CCCCGAGCAAGCCGGCGGAGGTCGCGGTCGACCAGCCACGCGCGAAGCGCACCGGCGGGGCCGGCAACGGACCGGCGGAGTCCGCAGCGAACCGGCGGGATCGAAGCGACCCGGCGGCGTCACGGCGCGGCCACCACCCGACGACCACCGCGCGGCGGACAGGGCCCAGGTCTATGGAGGAGGTGGACCTCTCGTCCCTACCGTCCCTTGACCCTGTCGAACAGGCCACGATCGAGTGGCGTCATCCGGAAGGCTCCACCATGACCACGTCCGTCACCTCCGTCAAGCGCCCCGTCCTCGTCACCGTGCTCGTCGTCCTGATCGTGCTGAGTGGCATCTCGTCCGTGTTCACGGCCGTCGTGCTGTTCGGCCTGCCGGGCCCGGCGGTCGTGGCGGCCGTGTTCGCGCTCGTCGTCGGTCTCATCCACTTCGCGGTGGCCAAGGGGCTGCTGAACGGCAACCCGACGGCCCGTGCGGTGGTCGCCGTGGTCAATGTCGTCCAGGCCGCGGTGGCCATCGTGACGCTGGTCAACACCGACGGCACCCTGCAGTCGTCGGCTCTGCGGTCACTCGTCTTCGCGGTCGTCGTGCTGGCCGTCCTGTCGACGCCCGCGGCCAACGCCTTCTTCGCCCAGCGCCGCTGAGCCGCCGCGTCAGCGCGCGGAAGCCGCCAGCCGTCGCAACGCGCCGACGGCCCGGCCCGGGTCGTCGGCGCCGTAGATCGCCGACCCGGCCACGAAGCAGTCGGCGCCCGCCTCGGCGGCGAGGGCGATGGTGTCCTCGGCGATCCCGCCGTCCACCTCGACGACCACGTTGAGGTGGCCGGTGTCGACCAGTGAGCGGGCCTGCCTGATCTTGGCCAGCATCTCGTGCTGGAAACTCTGACCGCCGAAGCCCGGCTCCACCGTCATGATCAGCAGCGTGTCGTAGGACCGCAGCACCTCCGACCAGTCGTCCAGCGGGGTGCCCGGCTTGAGCGACAGTCCCGCCTTCGCGCCCGCGTCGCGGAGACGCCCGGCCAGCCGCACCGGGTCGCCGGTGATCGCCTCGGCGTGCACGGTCACGTTGTAGGCGCCGGCCTCGGCGTAGCCGACCGCCCACCGCTCGGGGTCACTGATCATCAGATGGCAGTCCAGGGGCAGATCGGTGGCCGCGTGCAGCGACTTCACCACGGGCAACCCCAACGTCAGGTTGGGCACGAAGTGGTTGTCCATCACGTCCACGTGCAGCCAGTCCGCGTCGGCGACCGCAGCGGCCTCCTCCCCCAGCCGGGCGAAGTCGGCGGACAGGATGGACGGGGCGATCAGCGTCTGCACGCGAGCCACCCTAGCGACCGGGAATGGCACCGGCCGCGGCGCCGTTACGCTCTCGGCGGCGGAGTGCGGCGTCGCGGACCCCGCGTCGGACCGGCGACGCCCTTCACGGGGACTGGACGGGCATGAACTGGTTCGAGACGGCCTTCGCGGCCCACCTCACCATCGGCGGCGCCGAGATCACCGTCCGGGAGGTCGTCGGCAACGGCTTCGGTCTCGCCTCCGCCATCGGCGGTCTGCGACGCAAGGTCTGGGCCTGGCCGGTGGGCATCGTCGGCAACCTGCTGCTGTTCACCGTGTTCCTCGGGGTGGCCTTCGGCAACCCGCAGGGCGCCACCCTCTACGGGCAGGCGGCCCGGCAGGTGTTCTTCATCGCCGCCAGCGTCTACGGCTGGCACCGCTGGCGGCAGACGCGGGCGACCTCCGGCGGGGAGGCGGTCATCCCCCGGTGGGCCACCGCCCGCGAGCGGGCCGTCTACCTGACCGCCGCCGTGGCCGGTGTGCTGGTCTGTTTCGTGACGTTCCGGTCCATCGGGGCCGGGTTCCCCGCGGCGTGGTGGTACTACCTCGCCGACTCGTGGATCTTCGTCGGGTCGGTGCTGGCGACCTACGCGATGGCCCGCGGCTGGGTCGACTTCTGGCTGTGCTGGATCGCCGTGGACCTCATCGGGGTGCCGGAGCTGCTGTACTTCCGCTTCTACCCGTCCGCGGTGCTCTACGCCGTGTACGGGGCTTTCGTCGTGTGGGGCTTCGTGGTCTGGCTGCGGATCTCGCGCCGCCCACCGCCGGTCGGACTGCACGACCCGGCCATGACGACGCTGGCCTGATCCGGCGCCGGCGGCGACCGGCGCCCGCCGCGAGCGGCCCGGCCCGTCAGGCGTCGCGGCGGATCAGGGCCAGGAACATCGCGTCGGTGCCGTGCCGGTGCGGCCACAGCTGGACCGTGGGCCCGTCGCCGAGATCCGGCACGCCGGGCAGCATCGCCCGGGCATCCAGCACCGTGACGTCGTCCCCGAGACGCCTGAGCACGCCCTCGGTCTCGGCCAGGTGCGGCGAACAGGTCACATAGCCCACCACTCCCCCCACCCGCACCAGCCGCAGCGCGCTCGCCAGCAGCTCCCCCTGCAGACTGACCAAGCCGGCCACCGCCGACGGGCTGCGACGCCAACGCGCCTCGGGTCGGCGACGCAGTGCACCGAGACCGGTGCAGGGCGCGTCCAGCAGCACGCGATCGAACGTGCCCGGCTCGAAGCCGGGGTCGCGGCCGTCCGCGGTGCGCACGGTGACCGGCAGGCCGCGGACGGTCTTGCGGACCAGATCGGCGCGGTGCGGTGCGGGCTCGACGGCGTCCAGGGTGCCGTCCCGCCCGGCGACGAGTGCGCCCAGCAGGCCCGCCTTGCCGCCGGGACCCGCCGCGAGATCCAGCCAGCGGCGGTCGGTGCCTTCGAGCGGCGCGTTCGCCAGGGCCACCGCGACCAGCTGCGAGCCCTCGTCCTGCACGGCCGCGCGGCCGTCCGCCACCGCGGCGATCCGGCCGGGGTCGCCCTCGTCGAGATACACCCCGTACGGCGAGTACGCGGCCGCCGTCCCGCCGGCCGCGGCCACCAGCTCGTCCCGGGTGATGCGGCCGGGCCGCGCCACCAGGTGCACCCGGGGTCGCACGTCGTCGGCCTGCAGCGCCGCGGCCAGCTCGTCGCTCCGGGGAGCGAGTGCGTCCGCGAAGGCCTGCGAGATCCAGCGCGGGTGCGCGGTCGCCACCGCCCAGTGACCGACCGGGTCCACGTCGACCGGCGGCGCGAGCACGGCGACCCACTGGTCCTCGGACCGCTGGCCGACCTTGCGCAGGATGGCGTTGGCGAACCCGGCGGCACCGGGACGGGGACCCGACCGGACGAGATCCACCGTGGTGCTCACGGCCGCGTGCGCCGGGATCCGGGTGCGCAGCAGCTGGTACGTGCCGAGGCGGAGGGCGTCGAGCACGGCGCCGTCCAGGTCCTCCAGCGGCCGGTCCGAGCACTCGGCGATGATGCCGTCGATCAGACCCATCGCCCGGCACGAGCCGTAGGCGAGATCGGTGGCCAGACCGGCGTCGCGGCCGCTGAGGCCGCGGGCGGCCAGGATCCTGGGCAGGGCCAGGTTGGCGTAGGCGCCGTCGGTGCGGACCGCGGACAGCAGTTCCAGCGCCGCCGCGCGCGCCTGGTCGACGGCCGGCGGCGGCGCGGTGTCCGGCCGGCGCGGAGGCCGGGTTCCGCCCCGTCGGTCGGGTCCGCTGGGTCGCGTCATGCCTGCTCCTCGGGATGGGTGAAACGGTCTTCCGGGCCGGGGCGGACACCGCGGGCCCAGTCGGCGGCGGGCATCGGGCGCTTGCCGGGCGGTCGGACCGTGCCCAGACGCAGCGGCGTGGTCGCCGTCCCGACCAGGACCGACGTCTTGGACACGGCCAACTGGCCCGGGGCCAGTTCGCCGGCCGGTGCGCCGGACCGCTCGACCGGGCCCAGGCCCAGCCGATGGCCGCGGAAGACGGTCCAGGCGCCGGGTTCGGTGGTCAACGCCCGCACGGCCCGGTCGATCGCCACGGCCGGCGTCGTCCAGTCGATCCGCGCGTCGGCGACGGTGACCTTGCCCGCGTGACTCACGCCGCCCGGCGGCTGTGGCACCGGTTCCAGCGTGCCGTCGGCGATGCCGTCCAGGGTCCGGACGAGCAGTTCGGCGCCGCTGACGGACAGTCGTCCGAGCAGGTCGGTCGTGGTGTCGGTGGGACGGATCGGCTCGGTCACGGTGCCGAAGACCGGCCCGGTGTCCATGCCGGCCTCGAGCCGGAAGGTGCTCGCACCGGTGATGTCATCACCGTGCCTGATCGCGGCGTACACCGGAGCCGCCCCACGCCAAGCCGGGAGCAGCGAGAAGTGCAGGTTGACCCAGCCGTGGGCCGGGACGTCGAGCACGGGTTGCGGCAGCAGCGCACCGTAGGCGACCACCGCGGCGGCGTCGGGCGCGAGCGCGGTGAGAGCGTCGAGCAGCTCCGGGTCACGGCCGCCGGTCGGCGTGAGGACCCGCAAATCGCGGTCGCGGGCGAGCTCCTCCACCGGACTCGGCTGCAGAGTCCGGCCGCGGCCCGTCGGCGCGGGAGGCCTGGTGACGACCGCCAGCACCTCGTGTCCGGAGTCGAGAAGGGCCCGCAGCGACACCACGGCCGGTTCGGGGGTTCCGGCGAAGACGATGCGCAGGACAGCTCCAAGGACGGGTCCCGTTCGCGGGACGTTCGACAGAAGTCTAGGCACCGTGGCGGGTCCTCAGGATCGCCGAGGGACGGTGGGCGTCGCTGGCGGACCGGTGCGGGGGCGCGCGACTCCCTCACCGGCCGCCTCCCTGCGGCGTATCGTGAAGGCACTACACAATGTAGGAGGTTCACGATGCGGAACGCCCCGACGCCGACCGAGGCGCTGGACCGGGTGCTCGAACTCGTCGTCGTGTTCGACGACGACATGACCCGCGGGCTCGCCGCGGTCGGCCTCACCGTGCCCAGAGCCCATCTGCTGTGGGTGCTGCAGGCCGAAGGGCCCCGGACCCAGCAGGCACTGGCGGCCCGCATGGGTGTGACCCCACGCAACATCACCGGTCTCGTCGACGGTCTGGTGGCGACCGGGTTCGTCGAACGGGCCCCGCACCCCACCGATCGGCGCGCGGTGTCGGTGCGGCTGACCCCGCACGGCGAGACGGTCGCCGAGGGGCTCGTCACCGGCCGGCAGGAGCTGAGCCGCACCCTCTTCGGTGACATCGACGACGACCGGTTGGCCGCCTTCCTGGACGTCAGCGAGGCGGTGCTGGAGCGGTTGGCCGCGGCATCCGCGACGACGGACGCGGGGGCGGGGCCGGCCGCGGCGGCAGGGACGGCCGCGGCGGCAGGGACGGCCGCGGCGGCAGGGACGGCCGCGGCGGCAGGGACGGCCGCGGCGGCAGGGACGGCCGCGGCGGCAGGGACGGATGGGTCGACAGGGACGGATGGGTCGACAGGGTCGACCGGGACGCCGCAGTCGGCCGGGACAGCCCGCTCGGCCGGGACAGGCGGGACGGCGAAGTCGGCCGGATCGGCACGCTCGGCCGGGACAGCCCGCTCGACCGGACCGGCCCGCCCGGCCGGGACAGCCCGCTCGACCGGGACAGGCGGGACGGCGAAGTCGGCCGGACCGGCACGCTCGACCGGACCGGCCCGCTCGACCGGGACAGCCCGCTCGACCGGACCGGCCCGCCCGGCCGGGACAGCCCGCTCGGCTGGGACAGGCGGGACCGCAGAGTCGGCCGGATCGGCACGCTCGACCGGACCGGCCCGCTCGACCGGATCGGCACGTCCCGCCCGTTCGGGCGATGCCGGTCCGGTCGCCGGAGGTGCGCCGGTCGCCGGGAGCACGCCCCCTCCTCCGGTGGGGGACGGCGGCCGACTCGAGGGTGCCGCATCACCCGAGGTGCGGCGGTGAACGCCGCGCTCCGACTTCCCGGTCAGGCGTTCCGGCTGGCGGTGCGCGTCGTGCGACTCGAGGTGAACATCTGGGTCAGCCTGTACCGCTGGGTGTTCCGGCGTCCGGCACGGATCGCTCCCGGCACCGTCACCTTCGGGTACGGGGCCGCCGCCGCCCCGCTGTTCTGGGTGTTCATCGGCATCTCCGCGGTCGAGATCCCCATCCTGGATCTCCTGCTGCCCACGCTGACCTGGCGTCTCGTCGGCCTCGGGTTGGGCCTGTGGGGGCTGCTGTGGATGCTCGGCCTGCTGGCGTCGATGTACGTCTGTCCGCATCTCGTCGGGCCGGACGGTATCCGCATCCGCTCCGGGTTCTCCGTCGATCACGTCATCGGCTGGGACGAGGTCGCCGAGGTCCGGGTGCACCGGGAGAAGCTGCCGGGCAACCGCACGCTGCAGCTGACCGACGCCCCCGAGGGTGCGGCCCTGCACGTGACCGTCTCCTCCGAGACCACCGTGCAGATCGTGCTGGCCACCCCCCGCACCGTGAGAGTGCCCAAGGCCGGCCCGACGGCGATCCACGTCATCTGCGCGTGGACCGACGACCCGGCTGGTTTCCTGACCGCCACCCGGGAGAACCTGCTCCGGGCCGGCGCCGAGATCGACTGAGGTCAGCCGCTCGCGGGCACCTCGTCCGTCCCAGCGGCACCCGCCCGCTCGGGCGTGGTGCACATCCGTCGGGAAGCGCTGCCCCGACAGGCGGGACGGCGACGTCGGCGGCCGCAGCGGCCGACGTCTTCCGCGACGCCTACGTCGTCGGCGGCGGCGCCTCCGCGGCAGTACCGTCCGCCCCGACTGCCGCGAGAGCAGGGTCCTCGGCGGCGGCCGTAGCGGCGTCGGCGGGCGTGGCCGGCTTCTTCCGTGGCGCCCGCTTCCTCGGCGGCGGCGGCGTGTCTCCCGCAGCCCCGTCCGCCACTGCGGCCGCGGTGGCGGGCTGTCCGTCGGCAGCCGGCGCGAGGTCGGGGGGCGCGGCGTCCGCCGGCGCGGCGGCCGGCTTCTTCCGCGGCGCCCGCTTCTTCGGTGGCGGCGGCGTGTCACCGCCGGCGGCGGCAGCCTCGGCCCCGTCGGCCGGACCGGGCGCCGGTTCGCTGCCGTCGCCGACGACCGCCACCGCCCGGGCGGCGTCGGGCCCCTGTTCGAGCAGGATCCGGAAGCCGTCCTCGTCGAGGATCGGCACCTTCAGCTGGACCGCCTTGTCGTGCTTGGAACCGGGCGACTCCCCCACCACCACGAAGGCCGTCTTCGCCGAGACACTGCCCGCGGCCTTGGCACCGCGCTCGAGCAGGGCGGCCTTCGCCTCGTCCCGGGAGAACGTCTCCAGCGAACCCGTCACGACCACCGACAGGCCGGCCAGCGTCTGCTCGGGCCGGTCGCCGAGCTCGTCGGCCATCCGGACCCCGGCGGCTGTCCACTTCCGCACGATCTCGTCGTGCCAGTCGACGGCGAACCATTCGGTCAGCGCGCCGGCGATGGTGGGGCCGACGCCCTCGGCGGCGGCCAACTCGGCCTCCGACGCGGCCCGGATGGCCTCCATCGAGCCGAACTCCTGAGCCAGCGCCCGGGCGGCGGTCGGCCCGACGTGCCGGATCGACAGCGCCACCAGCACCCGCCACAGCGGCTGGTCCTTCCGGGCGTCGAGATTGCGCAGCAACCGGCGCCCGACCTCGGTGAGCTGGTCGTCCTTGGCCCGCAGGAACAGTCCGACACGGCGCAGGTCGTCCTCGGTGAGATCGAACAGATCACCCTCGTCGGTGATGACCCCCGCGGCCAGCAACGCGGTGGCCGCCTCGTACCCGAGCCCCTCGATGTCGAAGGCACCCCGGCCGGCCAGGTGGAAGACCCGTTCCCGCAGCTGGGCGGGGCACGAGCGGGAGTTGGGGCAACGGATGTCGATGTCGCCCTCCTTCGCCGGCCGCAACGGCGAGCCGCACTCGGGGCACTCCGTCGGCATCACGAACGCCCGCAACTCGCGGCCCTCGCGCAGCTCGACGACCGGCCCGAGCACTTCGGGGATGACGTCACCGGCCTTGCGGACCACGACGGTGTCGCCGATCAGGACGCCCTTGCGGAGCACCTCGCCGGCGTTGTGCAGGGTGGCCATCCCGACCGTCGAGCCGGCCACGAGCACCGGCTCGAGAACGGCGAACGGCGTCACCCGGCCGGTACGTCCGACGTTGACCTGGATGTCCCGCAGCAGGGTGTTGACCTCCTCGGGCGGGTACTTGAACGCGATCGCCCAGCGCGGCGCCCGGGAGGTGGTGCCCAGCCGGCGCTGCACGCCGATCTCGTCGGCCTTGACGACGAGGCCGTCGATGTCGTGCTCGATGTCGTGCCGGTGCTCCCGCCAGTACTCCACCCGCTCGAGCACCTGCGCGGGCGTGTCCACGACCAGGTTGTGGTCGGACACCGGGAGCCCCCAGGCGCGGAGCCGTTCGTAGGCCTCGGACTGGCGCGTGATGTCGAAGCCCACCCGGGCACCGATGCCGTGGCACAGCATGCGGAGCGGGCGGGCGGCGCTGACCCGCGGGTCCTTCTGCCGCAGCGAGCCGGCCGCGGAGTTGCGGGGGTTGGCGAACGGCGCCTTGCCCGCCGCCACCAGGGAGGCGTTGAGCTCGGCGAACCCGTCGAGCGGGAAGAACACCTCGCCGCGGATCTCCACCAGTTCGGGGATGTCGTGCCCGCCGTCGTCGGCGAGCGCAATCGGGATCCCGGTGATGGTGCGGACGTTGAGGGTGACG from Nakamurella deserti encodes:
- the ligA gene encoding NAD-dependent DNA ligase LigA produces the protein MTAPTPGTTDPVSADDPEAVVPAAAPPADDAPAAAPVTDPEVLRRHGELADEISGHQFRYYVQDAPTVTDAEFDALLRELTAIEQAHPELVTPASPTQRVGGGFATEFATVQHRERMLSLDNVFSLDELAAWLERAERDAAGPVHWLTEVKIDGLAINLRYERGRLTLAATRGDGTTGEDVTLNVRTITGIPIALADDGGHDIPELVEIRGEVFFPLDGFAELNASLVAAGKAPFANPRNSAAGSLRQKDPRVSAARPLRMLCHGIGARVGFDITRQSEAYERLRAWGLPVSDHNLVVDTPAQVLERVEYWREHRHDIEHDIDGLVVKADEIGVQRRLGTTSRAPRWAIAFKYPPEEVNTLLRDIQVNVGRTGRVTPFAVLEPVLVAGSTVGMATLHNAGEVLRKGVLIGDTVVVRKAGDVIPEVLGPVVELREGRELRAFVMPTECPECGSPLRPAKEGDIDIRCPNSRSCPAQLRERVFHLAGRGAFDIEGLGYEAATALLAAGVITDEGDLFDLTEDDLRRVGLFLRAKDDQLTEVGRRLLRNLDARKDQPLWRVLVALSIRHVGPTAARALAQEFGSMEAIRAASEAELAAAEGVGPTIAGALTEWFAVDWHDEIVRKWTAAGVRMADELGDRPEQTLAGLSVVVTGSLETFSRDEAKAALLERGAKAAGSVSAKTAFVVVGESPGSKHDKAVQLKVPILDEDGFRILLEQGPDAARAVAVVGDGSEPAPGPADGAEAAAAGGDTPPPPKKRAPRKKPAAAPADAAPPDLAPAADGQPATAAAVADGAAGDTPPPPRKRAPRKKPATPADAATAAAEDPALAAVGADGTAAEAPPPTT
- the rpe gene encoding ribulose-phosphate 3-epimerase yields the protein MIAPSILSADFARLGEEAAAVADADWLHVDVMDNHFVPNLTLGLPVVKSLHAATDLPLDCHLMISDPERWAVGYAEAGAYNVTVHAEAITGDPVRLAGRLRDAGAKAGLSLKPGTPLDDWSEVLRSYDTLLIMTVEPGFGGQSFQHEMLAKIRQARSLVDTGHLNVVVEVDGGIAEDTIALAAEAGADCFVAGSAIYGADDPGRAVGALRRLAASAR
- a CDS encoding MarR family transcriptional regulator — protein: MRNAPTPTEALDRVLELVVVFDDDMTRGLAAVGLTVPRAHLLWVLQAEGPRTQQALAARMGVTPRNITGLVDGLVATGFVERAPHPTDRRAVSVRLTPHGETVAEGLVTGRQELSRTLFGDIDDDRLAAFLDVSEAVLERLAAASATTDAGAGPAAAAGTAAAAGTAAAAGTAAAAGTAAAAGTAAAAGTDGSTGTDGSTGSTGTPQSAGTARSAGTGGTAKSAGSARSAGTARSTGPARPAGTARSTGTGGTAKSAGPARSTGPARSTGTARSTGPARPAGTARSAGTGGTAESAGSARSTGPARSTGSARPARSGDAGPVAGGAPVAGSTPPPPVGDGGRLEGAASPEVRR
- a CDS encoding nicotinamide mononucleotide transporter family protein codes for the protein MNWFETAFAAHLTIGGAEITVREVVGNGFGLASAIGGLRRKVWAWPVGIVGNLLLFTVFLGVAFGNPQGATLYGQAARQVFFIAASVYGWHRWRQTRATSGGEAVIPRWATARERAVYLTAAVAGVLVCFVTFRSIGAGFPAAWWYYLADSWIFVGSVLATYAMARGWVDFWLCWIAVDLIGVPELLYFRFYPSAVLYAVYGAFVVWGFVVWLRISRRPPPVGLHDPAMTTLA
- the fmt gene encoding methionyl-tRNA formyltransferase; its protein translation is MRIVFAGTPEPAVVSLRALLDSGHEVLAVVTRPPAPTGRGRTLQPSPVEELARDRDLRVLTPTGGRDPELLDALTALAPDAAAVVAYGALLPQPVLDVPAHGWVNLHFSLLPAWRGAAPVYAAIRHGDDITGASTFRLEAGMDTGPVFGTVTEPIRPTDTTTDLLGRLSVSGAELLVRTLDGIADGTLEPVPQPPGGVSHAGKVTVADARIDWTTPAVAIDRAVRALTTEPGAWTVFRGHRLGLGPVERSGAPAGELAPGQLAVSKTSVLVGTATTPLRLGTVRPPGKRPMPAADWARGVRPGPEDRFTHPEEQA
- a CDS encoding RsmB/NOP family class I SAM-dependent RNA methyltransferase, which translates into the protein MTRPSGPDRRGGTRPPRRPDTAPPPAVDQARAAALELLSAVRTDGAYANLALPRILAARGLSGRDAGLATDLAYGSCRAMGLIDGIIAECSDRPLEDLDGAVLDALRLGTYQLLRTRIPAHAAVSTTVDLVRSGPRPGAAGFANAILRKVGQRSEDQWVAVLAPPVDVDPVGHWAVATAHPRWISQAFADALAPRSDELAAALQADDVRPRVHLVARPGRITRDELVAAAGGTAAAYSPYGVYLDEGDPGRIAAVADGRAAVQDEGSQLVAVALANAPLEGTDRRWLDLAAGPGGKAGLLGALVAGRDGTLDAVEPAPHRADLVRKTVRGLPVTVRTADGRDPGFEPGTFDRVLLDAPCTGLGALRRRPEARWRRSPSAVAGLVSLQGELLASALRLVRVGGVVGYVTCSPHLAETEGVLRRLGDDVTVLDARAMLPGVPDLGDGPTVQLWPHRHGTDAMFLALIRRDA